The Burkholderia lata genome contains a region encoding:
- a CDS encoding carboxymuconolactone decarboxylase family protein, with protein MERLVEDRYTRGWNKLKEIDGEVGERVIAALAPIAPDFGRLLVEFSFGDIYSRPQLDLKAREIATIAALAALGNAQPQLKVHIEAALNVGCTRDEIVEVFMQMAVYAGMPAALNALFAAHEVFTRRDEAAGNAADVNEAAGQPA; from the coding sequence ATGGAACGACTCGTTGAAGACCGCTACACGCGCGGCTGGAACAAACTGAAGGAAATCGACGGCGAAGTGGGCGAGCGCGTGATCGCGGCGCTGGCGCCGATTGCACCGGACTTTGGGCGGCTCCTGGTCGAGTTCAGCTTCGGCGACATCTACAGCCGGCCGCAGCTCGACCTGAAAGCGCGAGAAATCGCGACGATCGCGGCGCTGGCCGCACTCGGCAACGCGCAGCCGCAGTTGAAGGTGCATATCGAGGCCGCGCTGAACGTCGGCTGCACGCGCGACGAGATCGTCGAGGTGTTCATGCAGATGGCCGTGTACGCGGGTATGCCGGCCGCACTCAACGCGTTGTTCGCCGCGCACGAAGTGTTTACGCGGCGTGATGAAGCGGCCGGCAATGCGGCAGACGTGAACGAAGCGGCCGGGCAGCCCGCATGA
- a CDS encoding MerR family transcriptional regulator has translation MSKTVSQPHATGPLTIGQVAEMTGLSTHTLRYYEQAGLLRAISRTAAGHRLYAPADLDWLAFVMRLKATGMPIAQMQAFATLRAQGESTFGARRDLLITHRDAVRAHIAELQASLDVISDKIVNYEAQEREMARRARPSHSLSEQDGHNGTTR, from the coding sequence ATGTCGAAAACCGTATCCCAACCTCACGCCACTGGCCCGCTGACGATCGGCCAGGTCGCCGAAATGACCGGCCTGTCGACGCATACGCTGCGGTACTACGAGCAGGCCGGCCTGCTGCGCGCGATTTCGCGCACGGCGGCCGGGCACCGGCTCTATGCACCGGCCGACCTTGACTGGCTGGCCTTCGTGATGCGCCTGAAGGCGACCGGCATGCCGATCGCGCAGATGCAGGCATTCGCGACGCTGCGCGCGCAAGGCGAGTCGACCTTCGGTGCGCGGCGCGACCTGCTGATCACGCATCGCGACGCGGTGCGCGCGCATATCGCGGAGCTGCAGGCGAGCCTCGACGTGATCAGCGACAAGATCGTGAACTACGAGGCGCAGGAGCGGGAGATGGCACGACGGGCAAGACCTTCTCACTCCCTATCGGAACAGGATGGACACAATGGAACGACTCGTTGA
- a CDS encoding ComEA family DNA-binding protein, with protein sequence MLKKLLMLFVALSLSLAAGLAAAVEVNTADQATLESVKGLGPVKSKAIIDERTKNGPFKDADDLANRVKGLGTKSVGHLEENGLTIGGSATPPKGVKLSKPAATTSATTSATTSATTSAGTASTSTTATAGTTATAPAPAASAPDAATKPAKAKRMTKKEKAAAAAAASADAGASAPAAASSAKATKGSKKKSKKDKAASAAAASGA encoded by the coding sequence ATGCTGAAAAAGCTGCTGATGCTGTTCGTCGCGCTATCGCTGTCGCTCGCCGCGGGCCTTGCCGCAGCCGTCGAAGTCAACACGGCTGACCAGGCCACGCTCGAATCGGTGAAGGGTCTCGGGCCCGTGAAGTCGAAGGCGATCATCGACGAACGCACCAAGAACGGCCCGTTCAAGGACGCGGACGATCTCGCGAACCGCGTGAAGGGCCTCGGCACGAAGTCGGTCGGGCATCTCGAGGAAAACGGCCTGACGATCGGCGGCTCGGCGACGCCGCCGAAGGGCGTGAAGCTGTCGAAGCCGGCCGCGACGACATCGGCAACGACGTCGGCCACCACGTCCGCAACGACGTCGGCAGGCACGGCGTCGACGTCCACGACCGCGACGGCCGGCACGACGGCCACGGCACCGGCACCGGCGGCAAGCGCGCCGGATGCGGCGACGAAGCCGGCCAAGGCCAAGCGCATGACGAAGAAGGAAAAGGCGGCCGCAGCAGCGGCGGCATCCGCCGATGCGGGTGCGAGCGCACCGGCCGCCGCATCGTCGGCAAAAGCGACGAAGGGTTCGAAGAAGAAAAGCAAGAAGGACAAGGCAGCCTCCGCCGCCGCGGCGTCGGGCGCCTGA
- a CDS encoding YidB family protein — MGLLDIVGGLLGGQAGGNSQSALITTALEFINNQPGGLNGLIEKFKAGGAGDVIGSWVGTGQNQPISPDALQNVLGSDAIGALASKFGVDPSMASTVLAQVLPHVVNHATPDGAVPADGQAQVDPSNVLGSLSQIAGMFGGNKQG; from the coding sequence ATGGGTCTCCTCGACATCGTTGGCGGTCTGCTCGGCGGCCAGGCCGGCGGCAACTCGCAAAGCGCGCTGATCACGACCGCGCTCGAATTCATCAACAACCAGCCGGGCGGCCTGAACGGCCTGATCGAGAAGTTCAAGGCCGGCGGCGCCGGCGACGTCATCGGTTCGTGGGTCGGCACCGGCCAGAACCAGCCGATTTCGCCGGACGCGCTGCAGAACGTGCTGGGCTCGGACGCGATCGGTGCGCTCGCGAGCAAGTTCGGTGTCGATCCGTCGATGGCCTCGACCGTGCTCGCGCAAGTGCTGCCGCACGTCGTCAACCACGCGACGCCGGACGGCGCCGTGCCGGCCGATGGCCAGGCACAGGTCGACCCGTCGAACGTGCTCGGCTCGCTGTCGCAGATCGCCGGCATGTTCGGCGGCAACAAGCAGGGCTGA